From the Lottiidibacillus patelloidae genome, the window TCAGCATTTTCAGGATATCAAGTTCAACCAAATAAGCGAACTGTTCAATTAGAACTTGAAGATGCTTTAAGGAAAATGCACAAAGGCTACGATATAAAAGTAACGTCTTCTGGAAGAACAGATGCAGGAGTCCATGCAATCGGTCAAGTATGTCATTTTGACTCGAATTTAATCCTTCCAATCGAAGCGTGGAAAAAAGCTCTAAATGCCCTATTACCTGATGATATTCACGTTAGCAATGCAGAAGACGTAGAGGACGAATTCCATGCCCGCTTTTCAACTACTGGCAAGGAATATCGCTATAAAATATTACTAAGTAAAGATCCGAATGTCTTTCAAAGAAAATATATGTATCATTACCCATACGAGCTTGATATAAAAAGGATGGAGGAAGCGGCTAATCTATTAGTGGGTACACATGACTATTCTTCTTTTTGCGCAGCTAATACAGATGTTAAAGATAAAGTAAGAACAATTTATAGCATCCTAATTAGCAAGAAAGATAATGAGCTAACGATATCTTTTAAAGGGAATGGATTTTTATATAATATGGTGCGAATCTTAGTTGGGACTCTTTTAGAGGTTGGTAATGGGAAAATAAAAGTTTCCGAGATGAAAGAAATAATTGAAGCGAAAAACAGAGCAAAAGCAGGTAGAACTGCGCCAGCACAAGGTTTATATTTATGGGAAGTTTTCTATTCGTAAAGAAAAAAATATAACAACTTAGCCAGTGTATCATTTTCCCTTGACATTACCTATGCACTATTATATTATATGTTATGGTATTTCTTTAATTCACTTCTACCCCGGAAAGTGTTTTAATAAATAACAACAATTACGTAAAACGTATATAAAGTTTATTATTATTTGAGGAGGGAAACACATTGCGTACAACATTCATGGCAAACGCTAGCACAGTTGATCGTAAATGGTATGTTATCGATGCAGAGGGCCAAACATTAGGTCGTTTAGCAAGTGAAGTAGCATCTGTTTTACGTGGTAAGCATAAACCAACATTCACTCCACACGTTGACACTGGAGATCACGTGATCATCATCAACGCGGAGAAAATTCATTTAACAGGTAAAAAGTGGTCTGATAAAGTTTACTATCGCCACAGTGGACACCCAGGTGGATTAAAGCAACAAACTGCTCAAGAGTTACTTCAAAAGTTCCCAGAGCGTTTAATCGAATTAGCTGTTAAAGGGATGCTTCCAAAAGGTAGCCTAGGACGTCAAATGGCTAAAAAGTTAAATGTATACGTTGGTTCTGAACACAAGCATCAAGCACAAAACCCAGAAGTTTACACACTTCGTGGTTAATTAAAAGGAGGTAATCGCTTTGGCTCAAGTACAATATTACGGCACAGGCCGTCGTAAAAGCTCTGTAGCTCGTGTACGTTTAGTACCTGGTGACGGACGCTTCATTATTAACGGCGCTGACTTTAATGAATATTTTCCTAACTTACCAGCTTTAATGGAAATCGTTAAGCAACCATTAACTGAAACTGATACATTTGGTAAATACGACGTATTAGTAAACGTTGATGGTGGTGGATACACTGGTCAAGTTGGTGCAATCCGTCACGGAATTTCTCGTGCTTTATTAGAAGTTGATCCTGAATACCGCGCTTCATTAAAGCGTGCTGGATTCTTAACTCGTGACGCACGTATGAAAGAGCGTAAGAAATACGGTCTTAAAGGTGCACGTCGTGCTCCTCAGTTCTCAAAACGTTAATCTATCGCTTATTCAAGACTCTCAACCTATATGGTTGGGGGTCTTTTTTTGCGTTTAATTAGTAAAAATGCATTTAGAGGAATCTAATTAATCCAGCTATCCTTATATATTATTAAATATTAAATGATATATTTAATAGATAGGAGAGTGACTTATGAAACGATGTGAGTGGTCAACTAGCGAAGAAATATATGTGAAATACCATGACGAGGAATGGGGAGTGCCTGTTTATGATGATCGGCTTCTTTTCGAAATGTTAACATTAGAAGGGGCACAGGCAGGGCTAAGCTGGATAACTATTTTGAAAAAAAGAGAAAATTATAAAGCGGCATTTGATAATTTTGACGTAAAAAAGATAGCTAACTATGACGAAGAAAAGGTACAAAGCTTGTTAGAAAATAAGGGTATTGTTAGAAACAAGCTTAAAATAAATTCTACTATTACGAATGCGAAAGCTTTTATCGAAATTCAAAAAGAGTTTGGATCATTTAGTAAGTTTCTTTGGGAGTATGTAAATAATCAACCAATAATAAATAACTGGACAACTATAAACGAATTACCAGCTAAAACAGACCTAAGTGATAAGCTAAGTAAAGATTTAAAGAAACGTGGATTTAAGTTCGTAGGTAGTACAATTATTTATGCTTATTTGCAAGGTGTCGGTTTAGTGAATGACCATATCGATTCTTGCTTTAGAAAAAGTGAGAGTTGAGAAAAAGGAAGATACTAATAAAGACAGGTGAAAAAATATCACCTGTCTTTATTTTAAATTAATAGTAATAGGGCTGGTTAGTCCTATTTACTAGTTTCTACCCATTGATCAGACCACTTTTGTAATTCAGTAAAAATAGGCTCTAACTGACGACCTTTTTCTGTTAATGAATATTCTACCCGTACAGGAACTTCGGGATAAATTTCTCGAGTTACAATTTCTTCGACTTCAAGTTCCTTTAATCGCTCTGATAATAGTCTTCCGCTAACTGGAAGAGCTGCATCGATTTCAGAGAAACGTTGTGGTCCTGATAAGAGTTGATAAATAATTAATCCAGTCCATCGCTTGCCTAGCAACTGCAAGGCCTTTTCAATCTTTGGTCAAAGGTTTTGCATACGAATCACCTCACTAGCTATATTATACAACTTGTTATAACTAATTGGTATTTTACAATATAAAATTTGCGCTTGACGCACCTATAATTATTATTATATACTAACTTACGAAAAGTAAGTGAAGTGATAATAAAAAATATAAAAGGAGGAATTTATAGTGCCATCTTTTTTCATTAGTCATGGGTCACCAACATTAGCAATTGAAAAGAATGAATATACTGACATTCTATCTAAAATCGGTTCATTGCATAATCCAAAGGCTATTGTTTTATTTACAGCGCATTGGGAAAAGCGAGTTACGACAATTTCATTTAAAGAAGATAAATACGATACAATTCATGATTTTGGTGGTTTTTCAGAAGAGCTCCACAACGTAACATATCCTGCTAGTGGCTCGGTTGAAGTTGCAGCAAAAGTTGAGCGATTATTAAATGATCATAATATTGAATCGGACCAAGATGGAGTAAGGGGTCTTGACCATGGATCATGGGTTATTTTAAAGCATATGTATCCAGAAGTTAATATTCCTATCGTCCAAGTTTCCGTTAACCCTGATTTGTCTCCAAAAGAACAATTTTCAATTGGCGCAGCGCTAAGAGAATTAGCAAATGAAAATATATTAGTAATTGGTAGTGGTGGGATTTCCCATAACTTAGGTTTAATTAAATGGGGGCAATCATATCCAGAAAAATGGGCAACTGAATTCGATGAGTGGATTATTGAACAAGTGAGAGAAAGAAAGTATGAGCAATTATTTAATTACGATAAGTTAGCGCCACATGCACAACTTGCCGTACCGAGGGCAGAACATATCGTTCCACTTTTTATTGCTTTAGGTAGCGGTGATGTTAAAGAAAAACCGAAAGTCATGCATCATAGCTATCAATATGCAACATTAAGTCATATTATTTTTCAGTTTTAAATATAGCTACTAGTAGTAGGTATATTTTTTTAACTAAATAGTTACTAAAAGTAACTAACTAACAATATATAATAAGAGGGGATAGGAAAATGAAAAATAATTATGAAATAAGCTTATTAGTAATTCGCTTAGTATTGGGCGTAACATTTGTACTTCACGGAATTGCAAAGTTTGAGATGGGCCTTACAAATGTAGCGGGCTGGTTTGAAAGTATCGGCTTATTTGGATCATTAGCTTATGTGGTAGCTTTCATTGAATTATTTGGAGGAATCGCATTAATTTTAGGGTTAGGTACTAGAGTTGCAGCTTTTATAACCGGAAGTGTCATGGTGGGAGCAATCGTAACAGCGAAATTATCTGCTGGATTTTTAGGTGGGTATGAGTTAGATATAGCATTACTTGCGATGGCGATAGCTTTAGTAGTAAGTGGTAGTAGAATGTTTGCAATGGAGAGCAAGCTTTTTAGTGAAAACGAAAAGATTACTCCAGTTTCAAATCATTAAAATAAAGGAGGTGAAAGCTAACATGGCAGAAATCAAAATTTTAGATAATGGTCCATTGCAGGTGATTGGCGTTACATTGCATGATGGGGAAGGAAAAGAGATGGATACGAAGGACACGGTATTCCTTTGTCGCTGTGGTCTTTCCGCAAATAAGCCATATTGTAATGGAGCACATAAAGATAAATTTGAAAGTGAAGTTAGAGGATAAGCAAATAAACAAAGAATGGACATTAATAACGACTTGTCCATTCTTTATATTTGTAAGATTACTCACAGCCCTCTTTTCTTTTGAAAAGCATATTTTCCTTGGCTCGTGAGGACGTGCAATAATGTCGACCACGGACTGAGATTAGGTTTAGGTGCTTTTCCTTGCCCCATTCTTTTTAATTGCTGACCATACCATCCCATCTCAATGATCGGTAAATTGTTATCTATCAAGGAGAGACCAGTTTTAATCGGCTTATCTTGTAATGGTTCATATGTACCATTAAAAACTTTATTAGGTAAATCGGGTATTAATGTAAAAGGTCTAGCAATTCCTATCATATCGACAGCGCCACATTCGATTGCTTCGTTCATGGCAGAAACTGTTCGAAATCCCCCGGTAACGACTAAAGGAGTGTTAATCAGCGTTCTTACTTTTTCTGCGTAATGGAGGAAGTAAGCTTCTCGCTTTTTAGTACTCTCTTTTTTAGACGAGCCCATCATCGCTGGTTGCTCATAGTTACCACCAGAAATCTCAATTAAGTCGATGCCAACTTCAGAGAGTTTTTTTACTACTTCCATTGATTCTTCTTCAGTAAAGCCTCCACGTTGAAAGTCTGCAGAATTCAGTTTAATTCCTATTGGAAATGCATCTCCGACTTGTTCACGAATCTCATGATAAACTTCTAAAACAAAGCGCATTCTATTTTCTAGCGGGCCTCCCCATTGATCGTTCCTTTGATTGTGGTAAGGCGATAAAAATTGGTTAATTAAATAGCCGTGGGCTGCGTGAATTTGCACACCTGTAAAACCGGCTTTTTTTGCAATGCGTGCGGAATTCCCAAAGCGCTTAATAAGGTCTTTAATTTCTTCTTCCGTAAGAGCCCGTGGGGTGTTAAAGAAGTTCTGCAATTTCCCAGTCAAAGGAATACTACTCGGAGCAACTGGTTCATTACTTATCATCTTTGGTGATTGCTTCCCAGGATGATTAATTTGCATCCAAAGCTGCGTTTCGTTTTCTGTCCCGGCTTTTGCCCAGTTTTTAAGCATATCTAGGTCGCGTTCATCTTCAACGACGACATTTCCAGGTTCACCTAGTGCCTGACTATCAATCATGACATTCCCTGTCACCGATAGACCGACACCACCTTCTGCCCATGTTCGATATAAAGTAATTAAAGAAGCGGTTGGTTGATGGCTTTTTGATCCTAATGCTTCGCTCATCGCTGATTTGAAAAATCTATTCTTAATAGTGATCCCGTTTTGTAAAATAAGTGGCTTTTCTAATATCGATATCCTGTTCAATTTATTAACTCCTCTTAGATAATGTATTAGCCGTATTTGTATGACATGGTGAAAATAACCTTTGTAACGCCATTATAAAGTATTTTGTTACTAATAAAAAAACCAGCTGGACAATTCCAACTGGTTAACTAGTCTAATCTTTCAAAATCACTTTCTAATACCTGCGCAGTTTCAATATCGTACAACCC encodes:
- a CDS encoding DNA-3-methyladenine glycosylase I; the protein is MKRCEWSTSEEIYVKYHDEEWGVPVYDDRLLFEMLTLEGAQAGLSWITILKKRENYKAAFDNFDVKKIANYDEEKVQSLLENKGIVRNKLKINSTITNAKAFIEIQKEFGSFSKFLWEYVNNQPIINNWTTINELPAKTDLSDKLSKDLKKRGFKFVGSTIIYAYLQGVGLVNDHIDSCFRKSES
- a CDS encoding DODA-type extradiol aromatic ring-opening family dioxygenase; this translates as MVPSFFISHGSPTLAIEKNEYTDILSKIGSLHNPKAIVLFTAHWEKRVTTISFKEDKYDTIHDFGGFSEELHNVTYPASGSVEVAAKVERLLNDHNIESDQDGVRGLDHGSWVILKHMYPEVNIPIVQVSVNPDLSPKEQFSIGAALRELANENILVIGSGGISHNLGLIKWGQSYPEKWATEFDEWIIEQVRERKYEQLFNYDKLAPHAQLAVPRAEHIVPLFIALGSGDVKEKPKVMHHSYQYATLSHIIFQF
- a CDS encoding DoxX family protein, with amino-acid sequence MKNNYEISLLVIRLVLGVTFVLHGIAKFEMGLTNVAGWFESIGLFGSLAYVVAFIELFGGIALILGLGTRVAAFITGSVMVGAIVTAKLSAGFLGGYELDIALLAMAIALVVSGSRMFAMESKLFSENEKITPVSNH
- the rplM gene encoding 50S ribosomal protein L13, with product MRTTFMANASTVDRKWYVIDAEGQTLGRLASEVASVLRGKHKPTFTPHVDTGDHVIIINAEKIHLTGKKWSDKVYYRHSGHPGGLKQQTAQELLQKFPERLIELAVKGMLPKGSLGRQMAKKLNVYVGSEHKHQAQNPEVYTLRG
- the truA gene encoding tRNA pseudouridine(38-40) synthase TruA; protein product: MSRIRITISYDGSAFSGYQVQPNKRTVQLELEDALRKMHKGYDIKVTSSGRTDAGVHAIGQVCHFDSNLILPIEAWKKALNALLPDDIHVSNAEDVEDEFHARFSTTGKEYRYKILLSKDPNVFQRKYMYHYPYELDIKRMEEAANLLVGTHDYSSFCAANTDVKDKVRTIYSILISKKDNELTISFKGNGFLYNMVRILVGTLLEVGNGKIKVSEMKEIIEAKNRAKAGRTAPAQGLYLWEVFYS
- a CDS encoding NADH:flavin oxidoreductase/NADH oxidase family protein; the protein is MNRISILEKPLILQNGITIKNRFFKSAMSEALGSKSHQPTASLITLYRTWAEGGVGLSVTGNVMIDSQALGEPGNVVVEDERDLDMLKNWAKAGTENETQLWMQINHPGKQSPKMISNEPVAPSSIPLTGKLQNFFNTPRALTEEEIKDLIKRFGNSARIAKKAGFTGVQIHAAHGYLINQFLSPYHNQRNDQWGGPLENRMRFVLEVYHEIREQVGDAFPIGIKLNSADFQRGGFTEEESMEVVKKLSEVGIDLIEISGGNYEQPAMMGSSKKESTKKREAYFLHYAEKVRTLINTPLVVTGGFRTVSAMNEAIECGAVDMIGIARPFTLIPDLPNKVFNGTYEPLQDKPIKTGLSLIDNNLPIIEMGWYGQQLKRMGQGKAPKPNLSPWSTLLHVLTSQGKYAFQKKRGL
- the rpsI gene encoding 30S ribosomal protein S9, translating into MAQVQYYGTGRRKSSVARVRLVPGDGRFIINGADFNEYFPNLPALMEIVKQPLTETDTFGKYDVLVNVDGGGYTGQVGAIRHGISRALLEVDPEYRASLKRAGFLTRDARMKERKKYGLKGARRAPQFSKR
- a CDS encoding CDGSH iron-sulfur domain-containing protein translates to MAEIKILDNGPLQVIGVTLHDGEGKEMDTKDTVFLCRCGLSANKPYCNGAHKDKFESEVRG
- a CDS encoding winged helix-turn-helix transcriptional regulator; the protein is MQLLGKRWTGLIIYQLLSGPQRFSEIDAALPVSGRLLSERLKELEVEEIVTREIYPEVPVRVEYSLTEKGRQLEPIFTELQKWSDQWVETSK